A single genomic interval of Antechinus flavipes isolate AdamAnt ecotype Samford, QLD, Australia chromosome 1, AdamAnt_v2, whole genome shotgun sequence harbors:
- the LOC127544568 gene encoding zinc finger protein 239-like has translation MEERSLEFWKDSIMNSDLNILQDNTVGQQPHKCNVCTQNFRYISDLIHHQRIHTREKAYRCDECGKDFRKSSQLIQHHRIHTGEKPYSCEECGKAFSQSSQLIRHQRTHTGEKPYKCDECWKDFSQRANLIQHQSIHTGEKPYECDECCKAFSLNSQLIRHQRTHTGEKPHKCCECGKAFSQKGNLIQHQITHTGEKPHECNECGKGFSQRANLVQHQRTHSGEKPYECNICGKGFSWSSRLIRHQRTHTGEKPFVCEECGKAFSVNSELMLHQRNHTGENPYKCNECGKDFSRSSNLIQHQRIHTGEKPFMCNKCGKLFSQRTNLFKHQIIHSGEN, from the coding sequence ATGGAGGAAAGGAGCCTGGAATTTTGGAAAGACTCCATTATGAATTCAGACCTTAATATCCTTCAAGATAATACTGTAGGACAGCAACCCCATAAATGTAATGTCTGTACCCAAAACTTCAGATACATTTCTGATCTTATTCAtcaccagagaattcatactaGGGAGAAAGCTTATAGAtgtgatgaatgtggaaaagactttagaaaaagctcacaacttattcagcatcATAggatccatactggagagaaaccctatagTTGTGAAGAATGTGGCAAAGCCTTTAGTCAGAGCTCTCAACTTATTCGACATCAGAGaactcatactggagaaaaaccatataaatgtgatgaatgttggaaagacTTTAGTCAGAGAGCAAATCTTATACAACATCAGAGCATTCACACTggtgagaaaccttatgaatgtgatgaatgtTGTAAAGCCTTCAGTTTGAACTCACAACTTATTCGACATCAACgaactcacactggagagaaaccccaCAAATGTTGTGAATGTGGTAAAGCCTTCAGCCAGAAAGGAAATCTTATTCAGCATCAGATaactcatactggagagaaaccccatgaatgtaatgaatgtggaaaaggcTTCAGTCAGAGAGCGAACCTTGTTCAACATCAGAGAACTCATAGTGGAGAAAAACCCTATGAATGTAATATATGTGGGAAAGGCTTTAGTTGGAGTTCTCGACTTATTAGACATCAGAGGAcccatactggagaaaaaccctttGTATGTGAGGAATGTGGTAAAGCTTTCAGTGTGAACTCAGAACTTATGTTGCATCAGAGAAATCATACTGGAGAGAatccttataaatgtaatgaatgtgggaaggatTTCAGtaggagttcaaatcttattCAGCATcaaagaattcacactggagagaaaccttttatgTGTAATAAATGTGGTAAACTCTTCagtcaaagaacaaatctctTTAAACATCAGATAATTCactctggagaaaattaa